The genomic interval CTTGCGCCGGTTCCGCTTCCTGCCAGCCTGCCCTTGCTGGGAGGCGCGTTGTTCGGGTTCGGCGCGTGGCGCCGCATGCGCAAGGGGTGATTGCGGGGGAAAGCCGGGTGACGGGGCCCGGCTTTCCTTTGGTCGCGCTCAGGTGGTTTCGGCGGCTGCCTCTGGCGCAGCGGCAGGGGGAGCCGCCTGTCCCGAAAATGCCGCGCGCAGTTTTTCTTCGGCATCATTGCTGAGCGAGGTTTGCAGAACGCGCCCCTTCTCGTGGAAGCTCTTCAACCGCTCCAGCACCTTGTCGGCGGTCATTTTCCGGATCAGCACGAACACGGCCGAGCCGCCGGGTTGAAGCGACTGTGACGCGTCCCGCATGAAGTCGTCATTGATGCCGACATCCGACAGCTTTCCGGCCAATGCGCCCGAGGCCGCGCCAACCCCGGCCCCCAGAAGCGGATTCAGGAATAACAGCCCGACAAGGCTGCCCCACAGCCCGCCGCTGACCGCGCCTGCGGCAGTCAGGTTGACGGCCTGATGCAGTTTGATGTCCTGTTCCGACGAGCGTGTGACGACGACGGCATCTTCCAGTTCGATCAGGTATTCCTGCTGCATCCTGACCAGCTCTGTACGCAGATCAAAGCCCGTGGGCTCGTCGTCGAAAGCAATAGCAATCAGTTCTGACATGGTAGTCCCCTTTCAAAAAGAAGCCCCTGAATGCTAGGACAGTCACGAAACTTCACAAGCATATGATGACGCAACGGCAGGTTTTGGCCGAGAGGCGCGGCATCTTGCCATGCTGCGTGCCGCAGGGCATAGAAAATCAACAAGATTGGTGCTGAAATTTCATGAAATCTGCTGTCACGCTGATGCTGATTCTGGCCTTTACCGGCATGACCATCCTTGTCGCGGGCGGCGGTCTTTCCGGAAAAAGCTGTTCATCGCAATTTCGGGTGGCGCAGATGTGTTATGCCGCGACCCTACCTGCCGCATCGGTGCAGGAGGTGAAGAAAGCGCCCGCATGTTGTGATCTGATCCTGTCCCGAGAGATCTTTCCGACAGCACCGCACGCAGAAAGCCGCGCCCTTGCGATGTCTTATCCGCGCCGTAACGGCGTGACGGTCGCCGTGCCGCTGCGGCCACCCGCCGCCTGATCCGGCTTCCCATTCCGACATTCAACCGCTTGCGGTTGCCACATATCACGGCGGCCGATGATGGTCGCTTTTCTGGAGACGAATATGAGCTATCAAACAGACGATACCCGCCTGATCATCCCGGGCCTTGGCGGGCTTTACGCGGCCCTGTCGCCGCTGGCCATCACCTATATGCGCGTCATCGCGGGCGGAGCCTTCATGGTGCATGGCTGGCCCAAGATCAACAATCCGATGGCTGCGGTCGGCATGGTGGAAGGTCTGGGCTTCTACCCGGGCGCATTCTGGGCGCCGATGCTGGCAGGGACTGAGTTTTTCGGTGGCCTGCTGCTGTTGCTGGGTCTGCTGACGCGTCCCGCGGCGGTTGCCACCTCGATCGTGCTTTGCGTGACGACCTATTTCCACTGGGTCGCCAATGCCGAAGGCTATGCCGGTGCCGAAAAATCCCTGCTGTGGCTGGGGCTGACCGTGTTCTTTGCCGTGCATGGCGGCGGGCGCTTGTCGTTGGATCGTCTGATCGGGCGTCAGTTCTGATCCTGCCCCAAATCCTGACATGGAAAACGCGGCCCATTCCGGGCCGCGTTTGCTTTTGAAATTGCACGCTATCTTGATCGGTGAGTGTTCCGTGCAAGAATGGAACGGTCACGAATCGCGAGTTTCGGGACATTTCTATTTTCATTGGGAGGATTTTACGATGCGAAGCTTAAGAGGCCTTCTGGCCGTCCTGCTTTTTCTGACGGCACCAGCCCTTGCGAAGGCGGCGACAATCACTGAAACTTACACATTCAACCTGACCTACAAGTCGGGCGGGCTGACATGTGAAGGCTACTACTCGACACCTGATGTTTATCCGGACCTCGGTGAAACTACCAATCTTGGTTATTTTGCGGTCTGTCCAGGGTATCCCAGGCCTGCACCATTTGTGAACAGCTTCGATGAGATTGCCTCTGGCCAGATCGATATCACATCCGTTGATGGCCTGTTTATCGGCGCGACCTGCTCTATCAATGGTTGGAACTGTAACTACATTGACTGGAGTGGCATTGTTCACGGAAACAGTACGTATCCGCTTGGGCCGAACCCAGGGGGTATTGATCTGGGTGCCGCGTCAGATTTGACTTCGTTTTTCTACATTTATGGTGGGAGCGGAACTTACAATTATCACACAAATTATGATGACTTTAGCTACACCGTTCCAGATGGTGACAATTATTATTTTTATAATATGACCTTTTACGACGTCCTATTCGATTTGTCGGACATCACCTATTCCAGCGGCCAGCCGGCGCCAGTCCCGCTTCCCGCAGGCCTGCCTTTGCTGGGTGGAGGCCTGATTTCACTTGTGATGCTGCGCCGCCGACGCATCGTAGCCTGAGAATCGAGAAACCGGGGGTGATGCCCCCGGTTTCTTTACGCTATGCGATCCGATATCGGACCGGTCGGATCTACTCCGCCGGAACCGCGGCGCTGCTGTCGACATCCATGATCGGATGTTTCAGCAAGGGCAGCATCTCTTTCGGGCAGACCTGCAGGAAGTTGTCCTTCTCGGTCTCCCAGTCCTGCAGGATCTCTTCGGCACGGCGAGAGCCCGTTTCCTTCAGATGACGCTCGACCAGCGATTTCAGCTGTTCTTCCCAATGCGGCTGCGTTACCGGAACGGTGACAAGGCTTTCGGGATTGATGTAATCGCGCGCCAGCCCTTCCGGGTCATAGAGATAGGCCATGCCGCCCGTCATGCCCGCTCCGAAGTTTGCGCCGATGCGGCCAAGGATCACCGCGACACCACCGGTCATATATTCGCAGCCATTGCTGCCGCAGCCTTCGATCACGACCTTGGCGCCGCTGTTGCGGACCGCGAAACGCTCTCCTGCGCGGCCGGCGGCGAAGAGATAGCCATCGGTCGCACCATATAGCACGGTATTGCCGATGATGGTGTTATCGACGGCGACCAGCGGGCTGGCCATAGGCGGGCGCACCACGATGGTGCCGCCGGACAGGCCCTTGCCGACATAGTCATTGGCATCGCCGCTGACCTCCAGCTTCAGGCCCGGCGCGGCGAAGGCGCCCAGCGATTGCCCCGCGCTGCCGGTCAGGCGGATCGTCAGGTGATCGGGCTGCAGCTTGTTCCGCATGCCGAATTTCTGAACGATCATGCTTGAGGTACGCGTCCCGACCGTCCGCTGCGTATTGCGCACGGCATAGGAGAGCTGCATCTTCTCGCCCTCTTCAAAGAAGCGGGCCGCATCCTTGACGATTTCGGCGTCCAGCGTGTCCAGCACGGCATTGCGTGGCTTGCTGCGGTCATAGACGATCTTGTCCCAGCCATCGACGGTGATCAGCAGCGGGTTCAGGTCCAGATCGTCCAGATTGGCAGCGCCCCGGCTGACCTGGGTCAGCAGATCGGCGCGGCCGATAACCTCGTCCAGGCTACGGGCGCCGATGCTGGCCAGGATCTCGCGCACTTCCTGGGCGTAGAAGGTGATCAGGTTCACCACCTTGTCGGCGCTGCCGGTGAACATCGCGCGCAGCTTTTCATCCTGCGTGCAGACGCCCACGGGGCAGGTGTTCGACTGGCACTGACGCACCATGATGCAGCCCATGGCGATCAGCGCGGCGGTGCCGATGCCGTATTCCTCGGCCCCCATCATCGCGGCCATGACGATATCGCGGCCGGTGCGCAACCCGCCATCGGTGCGCAGGGTCACCCGGTCGCGCAGCCGGTTCATGGCCAGCACCTGATGCGCCTCGGTCAGGCCCATTTCCCAGGGCAGACCCGCGAATTTGATGCTGGTCGCCGGGCTTGCGCCGGTGCCACCGTTATGGCCCGAGATCAGGATCACATCCGCCTTGGCCTTGGCCACGCCCGCAGCAATCGTACCGACGCCCGAGGAAGCCACCAGCTTCACGGTGATCTTGGCGCGCGGATTGATCTGTTTCAGGTCATAGATCAGCTGCGCCAGATCCTCGATCGAATAGATGTCGTGATGCGGCGGCGGGCTGATCAGCGTCACGCCGGGGGTCGAATGGCGCAGCCGCGCGATCAGCGCCGTCACCTTCATGCCGGGCAACTGCCCGCCCTCGCCGGGCTTGGCACCCTGGGCGACCTTGATCTCTAGCTCTTCACAGGCGTTCAGATATTCGGCGGTGACGCCGAAGCGGCCCGACGCGACCTGCTTGACCTTGGCGCAAGGGTTGTCGCCATTGGGCAGGGGCTGGGAATGCGCCGGATCCTCGCCGCCTTCGCCGCTGTCGGATTTCGCGCCGATGCGGTTCATGGCGATGTTCAGCGTCATATGCGCCTCGGGCGACAGGGCGCCAAGGCTCATGCCGGGGGTCACGAAACGCTTGCGGATGCTGGTGATGCTTTCGACTTCCTCGATCGGGACCGGCTTGCCCAGCGGCTTCATGTCCAGCAGATCGCGGATATGGATCGGCGGATTGGCCCGCATCGTCTTGCTGTATTGCTTCCACAGATCATAGGACGCCTTGTCGCAGGCCAGCTGCAGCATCTTCATGGTGCTGGCTTCCCAGGCGTGCTTTTCGCCACTGCGACGCAGCTTGTAGAAGCCGCCCACCGGCAGCAATTCGATATTGTCGCCGGCATGGGCCTTGCGGTGCAGATCCTCGACCTTGGCCTGCAGACCGTGCAGGCCGATGCCGCTGATGCGCGAATGCATGCCGGGGAAATATTCGTTGACCATGGCGCGCGAAAGGCCCACGGCCTCGAAATTCAGCCCGCCCCGATAAGAGGACAGGACCGAGATCCCCATCTTGGCCATGATCTTCAGCAGACCGGCATCGATGGCATCGCGATAGCGGCGCATATTGTCGATCAGGCTGCCCGACAGCAGGCCGCGCTCGATCCGGTCATTGATCGAATCCTGCGCCAGATAGGGGTTCACCGTGGTCGCGCCGCAGCCGATCAGCACGGCAAAATAATGCGGGTCGATGCATTCCGCGCTGCGGATGTTCAGCGAACAGAAGGTGCGCAGGCCCTTGCGCGTCAGCCAGCTATGGACCGCGCTGGTGGCAAGGATCATCGGCATCGCGACGCGGTCGGGGCCTTGCCCCTCATCGGTCAGCACCAGATGGCCCGCGCCGGAACGCACGGCATCCTCGGCCTCGGCCCGGATGCGGGCCAGACCTTCGGCCAGCGCCTCGGTCCCGCCGCCGACGGGGAAGGTGCAGTCGATGCGGGTGACCGCCTCGCCGAACATCTTGACCATTTCCGCAAATTCGCCGGTCGCGACGAAGGGGCTTTCAAGGATCAGGATCTCGGTCTGGGCGCTGCTTTCATCCAGCACGTTCTTGAGGTTGCCGAAACGCGTCTTCAGCGACATCACCCGCGTTTCGCGCAGGCTGTCGATGGGCGGGTTGGTGACCTGGCTGAAGTTCTGGCGGAAGAAATGGCTCATCGGGCGATACTGGTTCGACAGCACCGCGGGCGGCGTGTCATCCCCCATCGAGGCGATGGATTCCTTGCCATCCTCGGCCATGGGCGACAGGATATGCTCCAGATCCTCCAGCGTGTAGCCGGCCGAGGTCTGGCGACGGCGCAGATCCTCGCCCGCAAAGCGCGGCTGTTCGGGCAGATCGCGCATCATCGCGTTCAGATCGACGACCTTTTCGATCCATTCGCCAAAGGGCTGGCTGGCGGCCAAACGGTCCTTGATCTCGGCATCGTGGTACAGCTTGGCGTCCCACATATCGACGGCGATCATCTGGCCCGGGCCAAGCGCGCCCTTTTCGCGCACGTCATGTTCATTGACCGGCACCATCCCGACCTCGGATCCCGCGATCAGCAGGTTATCCCCGGTCACGACATAGCGCATGGGACGCAGCCCGTTGCGATCCAGACCGCCGCAGACCCAACGACCATCGGTCATGGCCAGCGCGGCGGGACCGTCCCAAGGCTCCATCACGGCATTGCAATAGGCATACATGTCGGCCCAGGCCTTGGGCATGTCGGTGGTGGCCTTGGACCAGCTTTCGGGCACCAGCATGGTCTTGGTCATCGGCGCCGAGCGGCCCGAGCGGACCATCACCTCGAACACCGCATCCAGCGCCGCCGAATCCGAAGACCCTCCGGGCACGATCGGCTTGATATCCTCGGCCATTTCGCCAAAGGCGCTGCTGGCCATGCGGATCTCGTGGCTTTTCAGCCAGTTCACATTGCCTTTCAGCGTGTTGATTTCACCGTTATGGGCCAGCATGCGGAAAGGCTGGGCCAGCCACCATTGCGGGAAGGTATTGGTGGAATAACGCTGGTGATACAGCGCGAAGGTGGATTCGAACCGCTCATCCTTCAGGTCGGGATAGAATTCGGCCACCTGTTCGGCCAGCATCATGCCCTTATAGATGATGCTGCGGCAGGACAGCGAACAGAAGTAAAGCTGCGTGATCTGCGCGGCCAGCGCGGCTTTTTCGATGCGGCGGCGGATGATGTACAATTCACGCTCGAACTGGACGTGATCGATGTCCTTTTCGCAGCGGATCAGGATCTGTTCGATCTCGGGGCGGGTGGCATTGGCCTTTTCGCCCAGAACGGCGGTGTTCACCGGCACGTGGCGCCAGCCATAGATGTAGTGACCCATCCGCAGAACCTCGGATTCCACGATGGTGCGGCAGGTTTCCTGCTGGGCGAAATTGGTGCGGGGTAGAAACACCTGACCGACGGCGATCAGCTTGTCCTTGTCGGGTTCGTGCCCGGTGCGGCGGACCTGATCATAGAAGAAGGGCACCGGGATCTGCACATGGATGCCCGCGCCATCGCCGGTCTTGCCATCGGCATCGACAGCACCGCGATGCCAGATCGCCTTCAGCGCATCGATCCCGTTCTGTACGACCTTGCGGCTGGGCTTGCCGCCGATATCGACCACAAAGCCGACCCCGCAAGAGGAATGTTCGTCGTCCTGCCGATACAGGCTGTGCTCGGCCATGAAATTGCGGCGGGCTTCCTCGGCAGAGACCCAGTTTTCGTCAAACACGCTCATCGCGGTCTCCTTATCGGCTGGAGGCAAGGCGTAGCTTGCCTTGGCAATCGGGGGCAAAGACCCGGCGAGCAGAGGCCGGGGCAGTGATCAGTTTTTCTGCTGCGCGCTTCGGGCGGGCCGTCAATTCGCCCCCGCAATTCGGGCAACGTCCATCTGGCAGCGCCTCTGCGCAAGCAGGGCAAAAAGTGCATTCAAAGGAACAGATGCGTGCATCCGCGTCAGGCGGCAGATCAATGTCGCAGCATTCGCAGCCGGGTCGCATCTCAAGCATCGCCATGACCTTTCAACTGCGTCATCATCTGGTCGCAGTCGAATTGCGGAGTTGTTTCGCCATAGCCGTCCTCATCGGGAAAGCTGAACAGGACCGGGCTGTCATTCGATTCGCTCTGACGGCCGGTCCAGTCGGAGCCGGATTCGGTGCCGCCCAGAAAGCGGCCCAACTCGCGGCTGATATATTGCTGGCCGCTGCGCTTGATCAGCACATCGCCGGCGGAATTATAGGTGGTCAGTTCAAAGCGAGTCTCTTCCAGTTCAACCCCGTCGATCACTACCTTCTTGCCGGTCAGCTTGTCCTGACCGACGCGGTGCAGCCGTTCGCCCGTGTTCGATTCGGTCCAGAAGTCGAAATCGTCGCGTCCGGTTTCCAGCAGGGTGCTGAAGCTGGCATGGTCGCGGGCCTGTTCGATCAGGCGGTCCTGAATGCGGGTGCGGTAGCTGAAGCTTTCAAGCCAGCGGGTTTCGGCATCGATCAGCGATTCATAGCTCAGCCCGTCCTGGTCAAAGATCGCGGTGCGCTGATCGCCCGGATTATCCTTGTCGCAGCGATAGAACTGGCTGACGGTGCAGCCGCGATTCTGCACGGTCACGGTCAGGGTGCAGCCCTGCGGCGGGTCGAAATTGCCGGCCTGCCCGATCTGCGGGATCAGTATCGCGGCGGCGCTCACCGCGGCGCCCAGCCACAGCGCGGCGGCCCTGTCCGCCTGCCGCGACCGGGCCACAGCCCTTGCGCCTGTCTTTGCGTGTTGCATGGCCGGTTTCCCTTATTCGGCCGCGACGCGGGCGTCGCTGTTGAGGAAATTGGCAATGGATTCGGCGGCCTCGCGCCC from Paracoccus fistulariae carries:
- a CDS encoding DUF1269 domain-containing protein, which produces MSELIAIAFDDEPTGFDLRTELVRMQQEYLIELEDAVVVTRSSEQDIKLHQAVNLTAAGAVSGGLWGSLVGLLFLNPLLGAGVGAASGALAGKLSDVGINDDFMRDASQSLQPGGSAVFVLIRKMTADKVLERLKSFHEKGRVLQTSLSNDAEEKLRAAFSGQAAPPAAAPEAAAETT
- a CDS encoding DoxX family protein codes for the protein MSYQTDDTRLIIPGLGGLYAALSPLAITYMRVIAGGAFMVHGWPKINNPMAAVGMVEGLGFYPGAFWAPMLAGTEFFGGLLLLLGLLTRPAAVATSIVLCVTTYFHWVANAEGYAGAEKSLLWLGLTVFFAVHGGGRLSLDRLIGRQF
- a CDS encoding VPLPA-CTERM sorting domain-containing protein — encoded protein: MENAAHSGPRLLLKLHAILIGECSVQEWNGHESRVSGHFYFHWEDFTMRSLRGLLAVLLFLTAPALAKAATITETYTFNLTYKSGGLTCEGYYSTPDVYPDLGETTNLGYFAVCPGYPRPAPFVNSFDEIASGQIDITSVDGLFIGATCSINGWNCNYIDWSGIVHGNSTYPLGPNPGGIDLGAASDLTSFFYIYGGSGTYNYHTNYDDFSYTVPDGDNYYFYNMTFYDVLFDLSDITYSSGQPAPVPLPAGLPLLGGGLISLVMLRRRRIVA
- the gltB gene encoding glutamate synthase large subunit, giving the protein MSVFDENWVSAEEARRNFMAEHSLYRQDDEHSSCGVGFVVDIGGKPSRKVVQNGIDALKAIWHRGAVDADGKTGDGAGIHVQIPVPFFYDQVRRTGHEPDKDKLIAVGQVFLPRTNFAQQETCRTIVESEVLRMGHYIYGWRHVPVNTAVLGEKANATRPEIEQILIRCEKDIDHVQFERELYIIRRRIEKAALAAQITQLYFCSLSCRSIIYKGMMLAEQVAEFYPDLKDERFESTFALYHQRYSTNTFPQWWLAQPFRMLAHNGEINTLKGNVNWLKSHEIRMASSAFGEMAEDIKPIVPGGSSDSAALDAVFEVMVRSGRSAPMTKTMLVPESWSKATTDMPKAWADMYAYCNAVMEPWDGPAALAMTDGRWVCGGLDRNGLRPMRYVVTGDNLLIAGSEVGMVPVNEHDVREKGALGPGQMIAVDMWDAKLYHDAEIKDRLAASQPFGEWIEKVVDLNAMMRDLPEQPRFAGEDLRRRQTSAGYTLEDLEHILSPMAEDGKESIASMGDDTPPAVLSNQYRPMSHFFRQNFSQVTNPPIDSLRETRVMSLKTRFGNLKNVLDESSAQTEILILESPFVATGEFAEMVKMFGEAVTRIDCTFPVGGGTEALAEGLARIRAEAEDAVRSGAGHLVLTDEGQGPDRVAMPMILATSAVHSWLTRKGLRTFCSLNIRSAECIDPHYFAVLIGCGATTVNPYLAQDSINDRIERGLLSGSLIDNMRRYRDAIDAGLLKIMAKMGISVLSSYRGGLNFEAVGLSRAMVNEYFPGMHSRISGIGLHGLQAKVEDLHRKAHAGDNIELLPVGGFYKLRRSGEKHAWEASTMKMLQLACDKASYDLWKQYSKTMRANPPIHIRDLLDMKPLGKPVPIEEVESITSIRKRFVTPGMSLGALSPEAHMTLNIAMNRIGAKSDSGEGGEDPAHSQPLPNGDNPCAKVKQVASGRFGVTAEYLNACEELEIKVAQGAKPGEGGQLPGMKVTALIARLRHSTPGVTLISPPPHHDIYSIEDLAQLIYDLKQINPRAKITVKLVASSGVGTIAAGVAKAKADVILISGHNGGTGASPATSIKFAGLPWEMGLTEAHQVLAMNRLRDRVTLRTDGGLRTGRDIVMAAMMGAEEYGIGTAALIAMGCIMVRQCQSNTCPVGVCTQDEKLRAMFTGSADKVVNLITFYAQEVREILASIGARSLDEVIGRADLLTQVSRGAANLDDLDLNPLLITVDGWDKIVYDRSKPRNAVLDTLDAEIVKDAARFFEEGEKMQLSYAVRNTQRTVGTRTSSMIVQKFGMRNKLQPDHLTIRLTGSAGQSLGAFAAPGLKLEVSGDANDYVGKGLSGGTIVVRPPMASPLVAVDNTIIGNTVLYGATDGYLFAAGRAGERFAVRNSGAKVVIEGCGSNGCEYMTGGVAVILGRIGANFGAGMTGGMAYLYDPEGLARDYINPESLVTVPVTQPHWEEQLKSLVERHLKETGSRRAEEILQDWETEKDNFLQVCPKEMLPLLKHPIMDVDSSAAVPAE
- a CDS encoding DUF1272 domain-containing protein, which produces MAMLEMRPGCECCDIDLPPDADARICSFECTFCPACAEALPDGRCPNCGGELTARPKRAAEKLITAPASARRVFAPDCQGKLRLASSR